From Paludisphaera rhizosphaerae, the proteins below share one genomic window:
- a CDS encoding right-handed parallel beta-helix repeat-containing protein, protein MGLWAAVLPAYNVLAGEVPERPQWVAEVLEGRRHEARASWWGFDAHDSTAFLQKAINSKVKRLIIDRQPSPWVTRPLTGVSGQEIVFESGVELVALKGSYQAKSDCLLTFNQCERVTVRGEKGDAGELPVIRMEKEDYQSAAYEKSEWRHGLVFLGCREVRVEDLRIERTGGDGVYLGTGPDKIPNRDVVIRGVDFNANHRQGISVISAENLLVERCLLRNTKGTAPQAGVDFEPNDPADVLVNCVVRHCVASGNSGTGYQICSQSLAGRSKPVSIVIEDCVSRGNAQHAVHLVSAPKDPPPGRLQIARFLAEDDAMSGLAVQFNPYDAIRIDLEDVTFRDCAKADSFFAPLYLQGTDLVGRPAGNLHFDRVTVKDEVDRPPFFIRGPKGSRPAEVTRDVTGRILLQRNGRERTLEALDAAERDRVVAPGTPAS, encoded by the coding sequence GTGGGATTATGGGCTGCCGTTTTGCCGGCGTACAACGTGCTGGCGGGCGAGGTCCCGGAACGCCCCCAGTGGGTGGCCGAGGTGCTGGAAGGTCGCCGGCATGAAGCCCGCGCCTCGTGGTGGGGGTTCGACGCACACGATTCCACGGCGTTTCTTCAGAAAGCGATCAACTCCAAGGTCAAGCGGTTGATCATCGACCGCCAGCCGTCGCCCTGGGTGACGCGGCCGTTGACCGGCGTCAGCGGGCAGGAAATCGTCTTTGAAAGCGGCGTGGAACTCGTCGCGCTGAAAGGCTCGTACCAGGCGAAAAGCGACTGCCTGCTCACGTTCAATCAGTGCGAGCGCGTGACGGTTCGCGGCGAGAAAGGGGACGCAGGCGAGCTGCCGGTCATCCGCATGGAGAAGGAAGACTACCAGTCCGCCGCTTACGAGAAATCAGAATGGCGGCATGGTTTGGTGTTTCTCGGGTGTCGCGAAGTGCGGGTCGAGGACCTTCGCATTGAAAGGACCGGCGGCGACGGCGTCTACCTCGGAACCGGGCCGGACAAGATCCCCAACCGCGACGTCGTGATCCGCGGCGTCGACTTCAACGCCAACCATCGCCAGGGGATCAGCGTCATCAGTGCCGAGAACCTGCTGGTCGAGCGTTGCCTGTTGCGCAACACGAAGGGGACGGCTCCGCAGGCGGGCGTTGATTTCGAGCCCAACGATCCGGCCGACGTGCTCGTCAACTGCGTGGTGAGGCACTGCGTCGCCAGCGGCAACTCCGGCACCGGCTACCAGATCTGCTCGCAGTCGCTCGCCGGCCGCTCCAAGCCCGTCTCAATCGTGATCGAAGACTGTGTCTCGCGCGGCAACGCCCAGCACGCCGTTCACCTCGTCAGCGCGCCGAAAGACCCGCCGCCGGGTCGACTTCAGATCGCCCGCTTTCTCGCGGAGGACGACGCGATGTCCGGGCTGGCAGTGCAATTCAACCCGTACGATGCGATCCGGATCGACCTGGAGGACGTGACCTTTCGCGATTGCGCCAAGGCCGATTCGTTCTTCGCGCCACTCTACTTGCAGGGCACTGACCTGGTCGGCCGGCCAGCCGGGAACCTCCACTTCGATCGGGTGACTGTGAAGGACGAGGTCGATCGTCCGCCCTTCTTCATCCGAGGGCCCAAGGGGAGTCGCCCCGCGGAAGTGACCCGAGACGTCACCGGTCGAATCCTCCTCCAACGCAACGGGCGAGAACGAACTCTTGAGGCGCTCGACGCCGCGGAGCGAGACCGCGTCGTGGCCCCTGGCACGCCCGCGTCGTGA
- a CDS encoding zinc ribbon domain-containing protein, whose amino-acid sequence MKVACFCGAKLVLPDGTTAKRVRCPKCKQSIEVPESISVEASTPTELDKKEAWVPELQIDTATPVAFPPVKDPVRDPFSAIDINPERPASLGSPGGSDVWPAPWLHRRLVFAARAWDLVAIVGLFFSMLFVLGGVAILLIAISRGDTVQGVSVAGGLFVGAIGSFFSALPFRTLASVLYLLAGSPR is encoded by the coding sequence GTGAAAGTCGCCTGTTTCTGTGGTGCGAAACTCGTTCTGCCCGATGGTACAACCGCTAAGCGCGTCCGGTGTCCAAAGTGCAAGCAATCGATCGAGGTTCCGGAGTCCATCTCTGTAGAGGCCTCGACGCCGACCGAATTGGACAAGAAGGAAGCCTGGGTCCCTGAGCTGCAGATCGATACCGCGACGCCTGTCGCCTTCCCGCCCGTTAAGGATCCTGTGAGAGACCCCTTCTCAGCGATCGATATCAATCCCGAGCGGCCCGCTTCGCTCGGTTCGCCTGGGGGAAGCGACGTTTGGCCGGCCCCTTGGTTGCACCGTCGTTTGGTTTTCGCGGCAAGGGCCTGGGACCTCGTCGCAATCGTCGGCTTGTTCTTCTCGATGCTTTTCGTCCTCGGCGGGGTAGCCATCCTGCTGATCGCGATCAGTCGAGGAGACACTGTCCAGGGAGTGTCTGTCGCGGGCGGCCTGTTCGTTGGGGCGATCGGCAGTTTCTTTTCGGCCTTACCCTTTCGGACGCTCGCTTCAGTGCTCTACTTGTTGGCTGGGTCGCCCCGGTAG
- the yghX gene encoding YghX family hydrolase encodes MERERAQDFDQELLDLYDDYAHGRMERREFIRRVGAFAVAGVTAEALIERLSPNYALAQQVAPGDARLHTEYVTYDSPKGGGKIKGLLARPKNGDAKYPAVLVIHENRGLNPYIEDVARRLAVAGFLALAPDALTPLGGYPGNDDQGRAMQAKRSAEEMTEDFIAGAEFLKAHPNSTGKVGAVGFCFGGGMVNALAVRIPKTIAAGVPFYGRQPQAADVPKIEAPLLIHYAGLDTRVNEGWPAFEQALKASAKPYEAFTYPNVNHGFHNDTTPRYDKAAAELAWERTIAFFKKHLG; translated from the coding sequence ATGGAACGAGAACGAGCGCAGGACTTCGACCAGGAGTTGTTGGACCTCTACGACGACTACGCGCACGGCCGGATGGAGCGTCGGGAGTTCATCCGCCGGGTGGGAGCCTTCGCCGTGGCCGGAGTCACGGCCGAGGCGCTGATCGAACGGCTCAGCCCCAACTACGCGCTCGCACAACAGGTCGCGCCTGGCGACGCGCGGCTCCACACCGAATACGTCACGTACGACTCGCCGAAAGGCGGCGGCAAAATCAAGGGACTCCTCGCCCGCCCGAAGAACGGCGACGCAAAGTACCCGGCGGTCCTCGTCATCCACGAGAATCGCGGCCTGAACCCCTACATCGAGGACGTCGCCCGGCGGCTGGCGGTCGCGGGTTTCTTGGCGCTCGCGCCGGACGCCCTCACCCCGCTCGGCGGCTATCCAGGGAACGACGACCAGGGCCGGGCGATGCAGGCCAAGCGCAGCGCCGAGGAGATGACGGAAGACTTCATCGCCGGCGCCGAGTTCCTCAAGGCCCACCCGAACTCGACCGGGAAGGTCGGCGCGGTCGGCTTCTGCTTCGGCGGAGGCATGGTCAATGCGCTCGCCGTGCGAATTCCCAAGACGATCGCCGCGGGCGTCCCCTTCTACGGCCGCCAGCCCCAGGCTGCGGATGTGCCCAAGATCGAAGCCCCCCTCTTGATCCATTACGCGGGCCTGGACACGCGGGTCAACGAGGGTTGGCCCGCCTTCGAACAGGCGCTGAAGGCCTCGGCCAAGCCGTACGAGGCGTTCACGTACCCGAACGTGAACCACGGGTTCCACAACGACACGACCCCACGCTATGACAAGGCGGCGGCCGAGTTGGCGTGGGAGAGGACCATCGCCTTCTTCAAGAAGCATCTGGGCTGA
- a CDS encoding purple acid phosphatase family protein produces the protein MAHRQVKVPTAPTRSNSEALILMLFLPRAFALAALFGVMPVAAAHDEHEPKAVPDAEAHRPSALPDRIILTFPGDPSRSLAVTWRTDDAVSKGLAQIAPSDAGPRFAERAATLTAKTFDLDTDLGHSHRHSVVFGDLAPSTQYAYRVGDGVNWSEWFHVQTASDKPEPFAFIYFGDAQNDIKSLWSRVIRGAYSDAPKARFIVHAGDLVNRANRDAAWGEWFAAGGWVNGMVPSVPAPGNHEYERPAGAAADSPPLLSNHWRPQFTLPTNGPAGLEESAYYFDYQGARIVVLNSNEKQEDQVAWLERILADNPNKWTIATFHHPIYSSAKKRDNPKLRALWQPVFDKHRVDLVLQGHDHTYARSGLRAYENVPEGVGSREDGGTVYVVSVSGPKMYELQRDDWMKRAAEDTQLYQIISVNGDRLRYEALTAVGDLYDAFDLRKRPSQPNELIDRTPKDLPERLRPRPAEKVGAGD, from the coding sequence ATGGCCCATCGCCAGGTGAAGGTCCCAACCGCTCCAACCCGTTCAAACTCCGAGGCCCTGATTCTGATGCTCTTCCTCCCTCGCGCCTTCGCCCTGGCTGCGCTGTTCGGTGTCATGCCGGTCGCCGCCGCTCACGACGAGCACGAGCCGAAGGCCGTGCCCGACGCCGAGGCCCACCGCCCGTCGGCCCTGCCGGACCGCATCATCCTGACGTTCCCCGGCGACCCGTCGCGGAGCCTCGCCGTGACGTGGCGGACCGACGACGCGGTCTCCAAGGGCCTGGCCCAGATCGCTCCGTCCGACGCCGGCCCCCGGTTCGCCGAGCGGGCGGCCACCCTGACGGCCAAGACCTTCGACCTGGACACCGACCTGGGCCATTCCCATCGCCACTCGGTCGTCTTCGGCGACCTCGCTCCGTCGACTCAATACGCCTATCGCGTCGGCGACGGCGTGAACTGGAGCGAGTGGTTCCACGTTCAAACGGCCTCGGACAAGCCCGAGCCGTTCGCGTTCATCTACTTCGGCGACGCTCAGAACGACATCAAGTCACTTTGGTCGCGGGTGATCCGCGGGGCCTACTCCGACGCGCCAAAGGCTCGTTTCATCGTCCATGCCGGCGACCTGGTCAACCGCGCCAACCGCGACGCCGCCTGGGGCGAATGGTTCGCCGCCGGCGGCTGGGTCAACGGCATGGTCCCCAGCGTGCCGGCACCGGGCAACCACGAATACGAACGACCGGCGGGCGCGGCGGCGGACTCGCCGCCGCTCCTTTCGAACCACTGGCGGCCCCAGTTCACCCTGCCGACGAACGGCCCCGCGGGGCTCGAGGAGTCGGCCTACTACTTCGACTACCAGGGCGCCCGCATCGTCGTCCTGAACTCCAACGAGAAGCAAGAGGATCAGGTCGCCTGGCTGGAGCGGATCCTGGCCGACAACCCAAACAAGTGGACGATCGCCACGTTCCACCATCCGATCTATTCGTCCGCCAAGAAGCGTGACAACCCAAAGCTCCGGGCGCTCTGGCAGCCGGTGTTCGACAAACACCGGGTTGACCTCGTCCTTCAGGGGCACGACCACACCTACGCTCGCAGCGGACTCCGCGCCTACGAGAACGTGCCCGAAGGCGTCGGCAGCCGCGAGGACGGCGGGACCGTCTACGTCGTCTCGGTGAGCGGCCCGAAGATGTACGAACTCCAGCGCGACGACTGGATGAAGCGGGCCGCCGAGGACACCCAGCTCTATCAGATCATCAGCGTCAACGGCGACCGCCTCCGCTACGAAGCCCTCACCGCCGTGGGCGATCTCTACGACGCCTTCGACCTCCGCAAGCGCCCGAGCCAGCCCAACGAGTTGATCGACCGCACCCCCAAGGACCTCCCCGAACGCCTCCGCCCCCGCCCTGCCGAGAAGGTCGGCGCCGGCGACTGA
- a CDS encoding DUF1559 family PulG-like putative transporter, with protein MRCRTRGFTLIELLVVIAIIAVLIALLLPAVQAAREAARRSQCVNNLKQIGLALHNYHSANNNFPQGASKNPKNSPGDSDLIWSSWGANALLLPYLEQQALYASTNFSWGVNPYGDPCYYINSTTANTKLNAFICPSDSNVGKPNINNYYASVGTTTDFMTVNCWGGINPACKATGSTGLFTYFLTYGMADVTDGTSNTVAYSESLTGKPNVGNGYRGNSTRGVADPGIVMYNAASRPDLILKGLQACATGFKSSLNISSDKGQLWGFGARAYSLFHTIQTPNDSQYSFGSCEFGCDTCGLDQSWTVGAQSNHSGGVNVLFADGSVRFVKDSVSRPTWYALGSRDGGETVSSDAY; from the coding sequence ATGCGCTGCCGCACGCGCGGTTTCACTCTGATTGAATTGCTGGTGGTGATCGCGATCATCGCCGTGCTGATCGCCCTGCTGCTGCCGGCCGTCCAGGCCGCGCGCGAGGCCGCTCGCCGCAGCCAGTGCGTCAACAACCTGAAGCAGATCGGCCTGGCGCTGCACAACTACCACAGCGCCAACAACAACTTCCCGCAGGGGGCTTCAAAGAACCCCAAGAACTCGCCCGGGGACAGCGACTTGATCTGGTCGTCGTGGGGCGCCAACGCCCTCCTCCTCCCGTACCTGGAACAGCAGGCCCTGTACGCCTCGACGAACTTCTCCTGGGGCGTCAACCCTTACGGCGACCCTTGCTACTACATCAACAGCACGACGGCCAACACGAAGCTGAACGCCTTCATCTGCCCGTCGGACTCGAACGTCGGCAAGCCGAACATCAACAACTACTACGCTTCCGTCGGCACGACGACCGACTTCATGACCGTCAACTGCTGGGGCGGCATCAATCCAGCGTGCAAGGCGACCGGCTCCACGGGGCTGTTCACCTACTTCCTGACCTACGGGATGGCCGACGTCACCGACGGCACATCGAACACCGTCGCCTACTCGGAATCGCTGACGGGCAAGCCGAACGTGGGCAACGGCTATCGCGGCAACAGCACCCGCGGCGTGGCCGATCCGGGCATCGTCATGTACAACGCGGCCAGCCGCCCCGACTTGATCCTCAAGGGCCTTCAGGCCTGCGCCACGGGATTCAAGAGCAGCCTGAACATCTCCAGCGACAAGGGCCAGCTTTGGGGGTTTGGGGCGCGGGCGTACTCGCTTTTCCACACGATTCAGACGCCCAACGACAGCCAGTATTCGTTCGGCTCGTGCGAGTTCGGCTGCGACACCTGCGGTCTCGATCAGTCGTGGACTGTGGGGGCCCAGAGCAACCACTCTGGGGGAGTCAACGTCCTCTTCGCGGACGGCTCGGTCCGGTTCGTCAAGGATTCGGTCTCTCGACCCACCTGGTACGCGCTGGGGAGCCGCGACGGCGGTGAGACCGTCTCCAGCGACGCGTACTGA